A window of Apium graveolens cultivar Ventura chromosome 8, ASM990537v1, whole genome shotgun sequence contains these coding sequences:
- the LOC141677570 gene encoding uncharacterized protein LOC141677570 encodes MLVSPFSGLSNQKMTCSIANASMAFSSISRICRLGYDLNTQSKNKGKFSLVGLADSPAFTTNHKFSIYHEVHKVAREKFTQEISFRSKDKDISLAKALLYVAAEDEAFMAYNREMDARSLENERRGASGASSSQEWNTIDAIPLDGKNMSQWLEELDAIAKEVRAELVSRDIGCHLVEVLEAVNIVLFESRGFQRSPVIVDSKCSYMHSVLRSGCGSAIMLSIIYIEVCRRLNLSVVGSRVGEEFLIWPQTENPEELFKISSGRSLFGVVNGRCVEDPRSKASDLNSDSLLGLDIATNRDIIGIALANMIRLHWKRASRINHGLMLTSPLRPVYDANDKFNKSDSSDVPLLRPRDLRLAIMASEKLLILQPHNWALRRDHGMMLYFDRDYEEAVQELSICMAFAPEEEAEVLEPFVEKLHLLRLESSWKYLGHKGRLTVT; translated from the exons ATGTTAGTTTCACCATTCTCTGGATTGTCTAATCAGAAGATGACTTGTAGTATTGCTAATGCTTCAATGGCCTTTTCTTCCATTTCTCGCATTTGCAG GCTTGGTTATGATTTGAATACACAATCCAAAAACAAAGGCAAGTTCAGCCTTGTGGGTTTGGCTGATTCTCCTGCTTTTACCACTAACCATAAATTTTCTATTTACCATGAG GTACATAAGGTTGCCAGGGAAAAATTTACACAAGAGATATCTTTTCGGTCCAAGGACAAAGACATCTCACTTGCTAAG GCCTTACTTTatgttgctgctgaagatgagGCATTTATGGCCTATAATCGGGAAATGGATGCTCGTTCTCTTGAAAATGAAAGACGAGGTGCTTCAGGTGCATCGAGTTCTCAAGAATGGAATACCATTGATGCAATTCCCTTGGATGGAAAAAATATGTCCCAGTGGTTGGAGGAATTGGATGCCATTGCCAAGGAAGTTAGGGCTGAGCTAGTTTCAAGGGATATAGGTTGTCATTTGGTTGAAGTATTGGAGGCTGTGAACATAGTTCTTTTTGAGTCCCGAGGTTTCCAAAGGTCCCCTGTTATAGTTGATTCGAAGTGTTCCTACATGCATTCAGTGTTAAGATCCGGATGTGGAAGCG CAATTATGCTGAGCATCATTTACATTGAGGTTTGTCGAAGACTTAATTTAAGTGTCGTGGGATCTCGAGTTGGAGAAGAATTTTTGATTTGGCCCCAGACCGAAAATCCTGAG GAGCTCTTTAAGATATCCTCTGGACGGAGCCTGTTTGGGGTTGTTAATGGAAGGTGTGTGGAGGACCCGAGATCAAAGGCTTCAGACCTAAACAGCGATTCACTTTTAGGGCTCGATATTGCGACAAATAGAGACATAATTGGGATCGCCTTGGCCAATATGATT AGGCTTCATTGGAAACGTGCTTCTCGAATAAATCATGGATTGATGCTGACATCTCCACTTAGACCTGTTTATGATGCAAATGACAAATTTAACAAAAGTGATAGTTCAGATGTCCCTTTATTGAGGCCTCGGGATTTAAG GCTGGCTATCATGGCTTCAGAGAAATTGCTTATCCTGCAGCCACATAATTGGGCTTTAAGGAGAGACCACGGCATGATGTTGTATTTTGATAG GGACTACGAGGAGGCAGTTCAGGAACTTAGCATCTGCATGGCATTTGCCCCAGAGGAAGAAGCAGAAGTTCTGGAACCTTTTGTAGAGAAATTGCATTTGTTGAGGCTTGAGTCATCATGGAAATATTTGGGGCATAAAGGTCGGTTAACAGTTACTTGA